In Odocoileus virginianus isolate 20LAN1187 ecotype Illinois chromosome 23, Ovbor_1.2, whole genome shotgun sequence, one DNA window encodes the following:
- the LOC110143537 gene encoding apolipoprotein L3-like isoform X2: protein MESRDVHCYREETDAIHEYLLELKTDLVEEDQHRPQKDQLDRKRFLEEFPRVKQELEDSIAKLHALADKVDKVHRDCTISSVVANSAGAVSGVLTILGLALAPMTAGISLGLSATGLGLGAAAAVTSVSTSIVEHVSRSSAETEASRLVPTAIIEEGAFAEVLQKSTPQIVSSTKNFIQALQGIGKNVRAIKLAKVNPRLASHAKRFMTTGRVSAQSGKQVQRAFGGTALAMTKGARIMGAATAGVALLMDVALLVKEAKHLHEGAKTESAQRMRQLAAELQKKLEELTRSYESL, encoded by the coding sequence GTTACAGGGAAGAGACAGATGCCATACATGAATATCTGCTGGAGCTGAAAACAGACTTGGTAGAGGAGGACCAACACAGGCCACAAAAGGACCAGCTGGACAGGAAGCGGTTTTTGGAGGAATTTCCTCGGGTGAAACAGGAGCTGGAGGACAGCATAGCAAAGCTCCATGCGCTGGCAGACAAGGTCGACAAGGTGCACAGGGACTGCACCATCTCCAGCGTGGTGGCCAACTCTGCCGGCGCTGTGTCTGGCGTCCTGACCATCCTTGGCCTGGCTCTGGCACCCATGACAGCAGGCATCAGTCTGGGACTCTCAGCCACTGGGTTAGGGCTGGGAGCAGCGGCTGCTGTGACCAGCGTGTCCACCAGCATCGTGGAACACGTAAGCAGATCATCAGCAGAAACTGAAGCCAGTCGCCTTGTGCCAACAGCTATCATTGAAGAGGGGGCGTTTGCAGAGGTTTTACAGAAAAGCACACCCCAGATTGTTTCCTCTACAAAGAACTTCATCCAAGCCTTGCAAGGCATTGGGAAAAATGTTCGTGCCATCAAGCTGGCCAAAGTCAACCCTCGCTTAGCGTCCCACGCGAAGCGCTTCATGACTACGGGGCGAGTCTCCGCCCAAAGCGGCAAGCAGGTGCAGAGAGCATTTGGAGGAACAGCTCTGGCAATGACCAAAGGCGCCCGGATCATGGGTGCAGCCACGGCAGGTGTTGCCCTCCTGATGGATGTGGCCTTACTGGTGAAAGAGGCAAAGCACTTGCATGAAGGGGCAAAGACAGAGTCAGCACAAAGGATGAGGCAGCTGGCCGCGGAGCTGCAGAAGAAGTTGGAAGAGCTCACCCGGAGCTATGAGAGTCTGTAG